The following are encoded in a window of Arctopsyche grandis isolate Sample6627 chromosome 2, ASM5162203v2, whole genome shotgun sequence genomic DNA:
- the LOC143922541 gene encoding putative fatty acyl-CoA reductase CG5065, whose amino-acid sequence MASPMSEFYKGKTIFITGASGFMGKVLVEKLLYSFPDLKHIYILIRPKRGKSPGERITAMWNLPVFSRLRESQPGAVDKLSGLEGDVLMEGLGLNPSAVKTLEDEVQVVFHCAATLRLEAKLKDAIDMNTSGTWRVLQLCKNMSKLKVLVHLSTAFCYADKEVLNEEVYDGTESPHDLIRAIQWMNDKSLDLVTPALLRLHPNTYTYSKRLAECLVKEHYPGIPAVIARPSIVTPAWAEPVEGWVDSLNGPVGIMVGAGKGVIRTMHCNGEYKAEVIPVDYAINGLIVLACQIGRLEKLPAEIPVCNLTTNDATTATWAEVLEIGRSTVRKYPFDYPLWYPDGNIRKNVIIHKLCVLFYHLIPAYFIDFIMLLLGQKRFMIRIQNRISDGLELLQFFTTRKWCFLNDYYKEIFNNLTNEEKKKFPMDLSTIDNNEYVKRCILGGRQYCLKEPLSTLPRARVVNNIMYALSWIFNILFYFLILYYAYHYSSFAKNLIDSTPVLGSIFKN is encoded by the exons ATGGCGTCCCCGATGTCTGAATTTTACAAGGGGAAGACGATCTTCATCACCGGAGCATCAGGATTCATGGGAAAAGTCCTCGTAGAGAAGCTGCTGTACAGTTTCCCCGATCTGAAGCACATTTACATATTAATCAGACCGAAACGCGGCAAATCTCCAGGAGAGAGGATAACCGCCATGTGGAACCTACCA GTGTTCAGCAGACTGAGAGAAAGCCAGCCTGGAGCTGTCGACAAGCTGTCTGGACTCGAAGGAGATGTCTTGATGGAAGGTTTGGGCTTAAACCCTTCGGCCGTGAAGACACTCGAGGATGAGGTTCAAGTCGTGTTCCATTGTGCAGCTACCTTGAGGCTGGAAGCTAAGCTGAAGGATGCCATCGACATGAACACTTCGGGAACTTGGAGAGTGCTCCAGCTCTGCAAGAACATGTCCAAGTTGAAGGTGCTCGTCCACCTGTCGACTGCTTTCTGCTACGCCGATAAGGAGGTCCTCAACGAAGAG gtTTACGATGGAACCGAAAGTCCTCACGACCTTATCAGAGCCATACAATGGATGAACGACAAATCTCTCGACTTGGTGACACCGGCTCTATTGAGATTGCATCCCAATACTTACACGTACTCGAAACGTCTTGCCGAATGCCTTGTCAAGGAGCACTATCCTGGGATTCCTGCTGTTATTGCCCGGCccagtatag TGACTCCGGCATGGGCTGAACCGGTGGAAGGTTGGGTTGACAGCTTGAATGGTCCTGTCGGTATAATGGTAGGTGCTGGAAAAGGGGTCATCAGGACGATGCACTGCAATGGTGAATATAAAGCCGAAGTTATTCCGGTTGATTATGCCATCAATGGTTTGATAGTCTTAGCATGCCAGATAGGAAGACTGGAAAAGTT acCAGCCGAGATTCCTGTGTGCAATTTGACAACAAACGATGCAACGACAGCAACATGGGCAGAAGTTTTGGAGATTGGAAGATCAACTGTTCGCAAATATCCATTCGACTATCCACTCTGGTATCCCGATGGAAACATTCGAAAGAATGTAATAATTCACAAGTTGTGTGTCCTATTCTATCATCTGATTCCGGCTTACTTCATCGACTTCATAATGTTGTTGTTGGGCCAAAAGAGATT CATGATACGTATACAAAATAGAATCTCGGACGGACTCGAACTATTGCAATTCTTTACTACGAGAAAATGGTGCTTTTTAAACGATTACTATAAAGAGATATTCAATAATTTGACTAATGAAGAAAAGAAAAAGTTTCCCATGGACCTGTCCACCATTGACAATAATGAATATGTCAAGAGATGCATCCTCGGAGGAAGACAATATTGTTTAAAAGAACCTTTATCAACCTTGCCGAGGGCTCGCGTCGTCaacaatat AATGTACGCTCTGTCGTGGATcttcaatattctattttactttttgatattatattacgCCTATCATTACTCGTCGTTTGCAAAAAATCTAATAGACAGTACGCCGGTATTGGGATccattttcaaaaattga